A window of Proteus columbae contains these coding sequences:
- a CDS encoding fimbrial protein — MLKNKLPLSLLSVAILSTSAFAATNSAGGIISFSGAISDTTCTINGGNSADFSILLDPITVTDAGTTASTVIAKNQKEFALTFSDCAPASTPSGSNLKIHFSSANTISTSGLYLVNDTANENDPLVAKNVGFSLSTPAAPTVAIPLNATFDTGIKGDKTAPDSDTLRLIASYYKTNATAAKTGPVHSNVIYTVSYL, encoded by the coding sequence ATGCTTAAAAATAAACTCCCACTGTCATTATTATCAGTGGCTATATTGTCGACGTCGGCATTTGCTGCAACCAACAGCGCTGGTGGAATAATCTCTTTCTCTGGTGCTATTAGTGATACCACCTGTACAATTAATGGAGGAAACAGTGCGGACTTTTCTATTTTATTAGATCCTATTACCGTAACAGATGCTGGAACAACGGCGAGTACTGTTATTGCCAAAAACCAAAAAGAGTTTGCTTTGACATTCTCTGATTGTGCTCCTGCATCTACGCCAAGTGGAAGTAATTTAAAGATACATTTCTCATCTGCAAATACTATTTCCACCAGTGGATTATATTTAGTCAATGATACCGCGAATGAAAATGATCCATTAGTGGCAAAGAATGTTGGCTTTAGTTTATCAACACCTGCGGCGCCAACAGTTGCTATACCATTGAACGCAACTTTTGATACAGGTATTAAAGGCGACAAAACCGCCCCTGATTCAGATACTTTACGTTTAATTGCCAGTTACTATAAAACAAATGCGACAGCCGCTAAAACAGGGCCAGTACACTCTAACGTTATCTATACTGTTTCTTATTTATAA
- a CDS encoding fimbria/pilus outer membrane usher protein: protein MNNSKYLSVLIFLGIQNYTQNLYAEGFDTSLLVGKSKHGDISRFYIDDKVPEGKQLVDVYVNQVWKGQFEVNVLGNNAGISFESDDVNKLGLNLSLSAKQKIAQQKTILSNELATGVASTLDINRLRLDITAPQISVKQSEVGYVDPSYWEQGISALILSYNLNYYNYKEKKGNKSNNESFFANINSGINLGAWQFRDESNYTYYSHGKSQWKNNTRYIYKALSQITAGLTIGDFYTPAALFTSISFRGASLATEMGMLPNSSQGFAPIIRGVAQTNALVSVYQNENLVFQENVPPGEFSFRDIQPTAGGGDLLVVVQEADGRRESFTVPFSAVPDMLKEGVYRYNVMVGESRINNTDYRPKFAQGEFHYGVNNLVTLYAGGIASEDYYSALIGSGWNFKFGAISADITHASADLQTGKKTGQSFRLAYSKYMDATLTNLTLAAYRYSTRDYYSFVDSIYSHDNYQAWKDYQNDLAQQQGNNNAASDLDLTTFDALRGSRAKNTFTINLNQYLGGQRGVIFLSGTHRNYWNTDESNREYQLGYSNNYKDIAYNLSVSKLRNYDNKEETRYYLNVSVPISFFDKRANINTSVYATDSRYQQSTLSMSGTAGKDDLVNYTLTGSNQTGGNNLVGANVSYRHPYSTLSASYTEANNYRQGGLGTRGTIVAIPSHIAFSGDTGKTYTIIEAPMANNMMVNGNKSTLTNNQGVVLVANTIPYRTNTYILTNTEYPSNAEVLGNITHVTPYLGAVNHLTLTTDQRKTFIIRASLENDESLPFGTEVLNNKKQSIGYVGQSSVLYLKSDALPSSVSIKLNEAGKTECVINHLVNTMDKNSNICR, encoded by the coding sequence GTGAATAATTCAAAATACCTCTCGGTTCTTATTTTTTTAGGAATACAAAATTATACTCAAAATCTGTATGCAGAGGGATTTGACACATCTTTATTAGTTGGAAAATCAAAGCATGGCGATATTTCACGATTTTATATTGATGATAAAGTACCTGAAGGAAAGCAACTTGTTGATGTGTATGTCAATCAGGTGTGGAAAGGGCAATTTGAAGTCAATGTGCTAGGGAATAATGCGGGGATTAGTTTTGAGTCGGATGATGTGAATAAGCTAGGTTTAAATTTATCTTTGTCGGCAAAGCAAAAAATAGCACAGCAAAAAACAATTTTATCTAATGAATTGGCGACGGGAGTTGCTTCAACATTAGATATTAATAGATTAAGACTGGATATCACAGCACCTCAGATTTCTGTTAAACAATCAGAAGTGGGATATGTTGATCCCAGTTATTGGGAACAGGGTATTTCAGCTCTGATTTTGTCTTACAACTTAAATTACTATAATTACAAAGAAAAAAAAGGAAATAAAAGTAATAACGAGAGCTTTTTTGCCAATATTAATTCAGGAATTAACTTAGGGGCATGGCAGTTTAGAGACGAGTCTAACTATACTTATTATTCTCATGGTAAAAGCCAATGGAAAAATAATACTCGCTATATCTATAAAGCATTAAGCCAGATAACAGCAGGATTAACGATAGGTGATTTTTATACACCAGCCGCACTCTTTACCAGTATTTCATTTAGAGGCGCTTCATTGGCGACCGAAATGGGAATGCTACCTAATTCAAGTCAAGGGTTTGCACCTATTATTCGTGGTGTTGCACAAACAAACGCATTAGTGAGTGTTTATCAAAACGAAAACTTAGTTTTTCAGGAAAATGTGCCCCCTGGTGAATTTTCTTTTCGTGATATTCAGCCAACAGCTGGTGGTGGTGATCTGTTAGTGGTGGTTCAAGAAGCGGATGGCAGAAGAGAGTCATTTACTGTGCCATTTTCAGCCGTTCCCGATATGCTAAAAGAAGGTGTATATCGCTATAACGTGATGGTGGGGGAGTCACGTATTAATAATACTGATTATCGACCTAAATTTGCACAAGGTGAATTCCATTATGGTGTCAATAACCTTGTTACGCTTTATGCAGGGGGAATTGCCAGTGAAGACTATTATTCGGCATTGATTGGTAGCGGTTGGAATTTCAAATTTGGGGCGATTTCAGCCGATATAACTCATGCAAGTGCAGATCTACAAACAGGCAAAAAAACAGGGCAAAGTTTTCGTCTTGCATATAGCAAATATATGGATGCCACACTAACTAATTTAACACTGGCGGCTTATCGTTACTCTACCCGTGATTATTATAGCTTTGTGGACTCAATTTACTCTCATGATAATTACCAAGCTTGGAAAGATTATCAAAATGATCTTGCTCAACAGCAGGGAAATAATAATGCTGCATCTGATTTGGATCTCACAACATTTGATGCACTACGCGGCTCTAGAGCAAAAAATACGTTTACCATAAACCTTAATCAATATTTAGGCGGCCAGCGAGGTGTTATTTTCCTTTCAGGAACGCATCGAAATTATTGGAATACTGATGAGAGTAATCGAGAGTATCAACTAGGTTACTCAAATAACTATAAAGATATTGCTTATAATCTTTCGGTATCAAAATTAAGAAATTACGATAATAAAGAAGAAACTCGTTATTATTTAAATGTCAGTGTGCCCATTTCATTCTTTGATAAAAGAGCAAATATTAATACTTCGGTTTATGCCACTGATTCACGCTATCAGCAATCTACATTGAGTATGAGCGGAACAGCAGGTAAAGATGACTTGGTTAATTATACCTTAACAGGCTCTAATCAGACGGGTGGGAATAATTTAGTCGGTGCTAATGTGAGCTATCGCCATCCTTATAGCACTTTATCTGCCTCTTATACTGAAGCAAATAATTATCGTCAAGGTGGACTGGGAACCCGAGGAACTATTGTTGCTATACCTAGTCATATTGCATTTTCTGGGGATACTGGAAAAACTTATACTATTATTGAAGCGCCTATGGCGAATAATATGATGGTTAATGGGAATAAATCGACATTAACCAATAATCAAGGTGTTGTTTTAGTCGCGAATACGATCCCTTATCGAACGAATACTTATATATTAACAAATACAGAATACCCATCGAATGCAGAAGTTTTAGGAAATATAACGCATGTTACGCCTTATTTAGGTGCTGTTAATCATCTCACATTAACCACGGATCAGCGTAAAACGTTCATTATCAGAGCTTCTTTAGAAAATGATGAAAGCTTACCTTTTGGTACTGAAGTTTTAAATAATAAGAAACAGAGTATCGGTTATGTTGGGCAATCGAGTGTACTTTATTTAAAAAGTGATGCGTTACCTTCTTCTGTCTCAATTAAATTAAATGAGGCAGGAAAAACAGAGTGTGTGATTAATCATTTAGTTAATACGATGGATAAAAATAGTAATATCTGTCGATAA
- a CDS encoding fimbrial biogenesis chaperone, with protein MKKLIVFLMALMLPTSVFANIIINGTRVIYYEGTDSVNLQLTNNGDLASLVQSWIDDGDINSTPEDANSPFYLYPPIVKIAGRQGQTLRIKNSNEKLSGNVEQVYYLNILDIPENAEALKGKSYLQLAMKTRIKVFYRPKDLTDKPELVNEKITYQLNGDKVLVKNNSQYHFTIASISTQETPRVTLVDSEMIPPLSSRELPLINKLKSNSAVVIYVDDFGVYKSQNIKL; from the coding sequence ATGAAAAAGTTAATCGTTTTTTTAATGGCATTGATGTTACCAACGAGTGTATTTGCTAATATTATTATTAATGGTACACGGGTTATTTATTATGAAGGAACCGATAGTGTTAATCTTCAATTAACCAACAATGGTGATTTAGCTTCACTCGTGCAAAGTTGGATAGATGATGGTGATATAAACTCCACACCTGAAGATGCAAACTCTCCTTTTTATTTATACCCACCAATTGTAAAAATAGCAGGTAGGCAAGGACAAACATTAAGAATAAAAAATTCTAATGAAAAATTATCAGGAAATGTTGAACAAGTATACTATTTAAATATTCTCGACATTCCAGAAAATGCCGAAGCGTTAAAAGGAAAAAGCTATTTGCAATTAGCGATGAAAACAAGAATTAAAGTTTTTTATCGTCCTAAAGATTTAACTGATAAGCCAGAACTTGTTAATGAGAAAATAACTTATCAATTAAATGGTGATAAAGTTTTAGTTAAAAATAACTCACAGTATCATTTCACGATAGCCTCGATTTCTACACAAGAGACACCCCGTGTTACGCTTGTCGATTCTGAGATGATCCCGCCGTTATCTTCTCGTGAGTTACCTTTAATTAATAAATTAAAAAGTAATTCCGCTGTTGTTATTTATGTTGATGATTTTGGTGTCTATAAATCACAGAATATTAAACTCTAA
- a CDS encoding threonine/serine exporter, whose translation MGIITIILTLIEDMILAAIPAVGFAMVFNVPSRALKYCALLGAIGHGFRTILVMSGMNIEWASFCAAILVGCIGIQWSRWWLAHPKVFTVAAVIPMFPGINAYIAMISVVKLTQIGYSAEIFEALVTNFLKASFIVGALSIGLSLPGLWLYRKRPSV comes from the coding sequence TTGGGCATAATAACGATAATTCTTACCCTGATTGAAGATATGATTTTAGCTGCTATTCCTGCGGTGGGTTTTGCAATGGTATTTAATGTACCTTCAAGGGCATTAAAATATTGCGCATTATTAGGCGCAATAGGCCACGGCTTTCGTACTATTTTAGTGATGAGTGGTATGAACATTGAGTGGGCAAGTTTTTGTGCTGCTATTTTAGTGGGGTGCATAGGTATTCAATGGTCACGCTGGTGGCTTGCACACCCTAAAGTCTTTACTGTTGCAGCGGTTATTCCTATGTTCCCTGGAATAAATGCATATATAGCGATGATCTCAGTGGTGAAGTTAACGCAAATTGGTTATAGCGCGGAAATTTTTGAAGCTTTAGTTACTAATTTCCTTAAAGCTTCATTTATTGTCGGTGCGCTCTCTATCGGGCTATCCTTGCCGGGATTATGGTTGTATCGCAAGCGTCCGAGTGTATAA
- a CDS encoding threonine/serine ThrE exporter family protein, translating into MDNEIMAECTAISQDKQREITKLCIQTALLLLQHGAESMLVEQLSTRLGLALGVHQVESAISANAVVLTTIVNGHCQTSTRKIVDRGINMHVVTEVQHIVILVEHHLADIHEARKRFEHIKPLRYPRWTIIFMVALSCGCFSKLNGGNWDGFLVSAIGGGLGMFVRQALTHRQMNPLINFCITAFVATSVSGLLLKLSYFQTTATISMAASVLLLVPGFPLINAVADMFKGHVNTGLARWAMATMLTLATCLGVILAMAVWGLRDWA; encoded by the coding sequence ATGGATAATGAGATAATGGCGGAGTGCACAGCCATTTCACAAGATAAACAGCGTGAAATTACCAAGTTATGTATTCAAACTGCGTTGTTGCTATTGCAACATGGCGCAGAAAGTATGCTGGTTGAACAGCTTTCAACCCGTCTAGGTTTAGCTTTAGGTGTACATCAAGTCGAAAGCGCAATTTCTGCTAATGCAGTTGTATTAACCACGATTGTTAACGGGCATTGCCAAACATCAACACGAAAGATAGTCGACCGTGGCATTAATATGCATGTTGTGACAGAAGTTCAGCATATTGTTATTTTGGTTGAACATCATCTTGCAGATATTCATGAAGCCAGAAAACGCTTTGAGCATATAAAACCATTACGTTATCCACGTTGGACAATTATTTTTATGGTTGCCTTATCTTGTGGTTGTTTCTCTAAATTAAATGGTGGTAATTGGGATGGCTTTTTAGTTTCTGCCATTGGTGGTGGTCTTGGTATGTTTGTACGCCAAGCATTAACACATCGCCAAATGAATCCATTAATTAATTTCTGTATTACGGCATTTGTAGCGACTTCAGTTTCAGGGCTATTATTAAAGCTCTCTTATTTTCAAACTACAGCGACTATTTCAATGGCTGCTAGCGTCTTATTGTTGGTTCCCGGATTTCCTTTAATTAATGCCGTTGCTGATATGTTTAAAGGGCATGTTAATACTGGCTTAGCGCGTTGGGCAATGGCAACAATGTTAACATTGGCAACCTGTCTAGGCGTTATTTTAGCCATGGCAGTATGGGGGTTAAGAGATTGGGCATAA
- a CDS encoding endonuclease produces MRKILHYTAVVLGLFVIGLNVQAQAPENFTKAKEIAKERIYYDQNQKSQGTIYCGCDWEWVGKSGGRVDLASCGYQVRTQQTRAARIEWEHIVPAWVFGHQRQCWQNGGRTNCVKNDPVFGKIEADLHNLAPSIGEVNGDRSNFSFGQLPAQAPYQYGQCRSRVDFASRTFEPRNEVKGQVARVYFYLHDRYNLSMSRQQQQLLMAWDNAYPPTAWEKERDSRIARIVGYHNPFVTGEMKWQLGHKNSGAGLSATNSTPVTRAKVETPKQASTPQSGDIKGNVNSKIYHFAHCSGYKTMSDKNAVLFKTESEAIKAGYRLANNCKQP; encoded by the coding sequence TTGAGAAAAATATTACACTATACCGCGGTTGTGTTGGGTTTATTTGTTATTGGGCTAAATGTTCAAGCACAAGCCCCTGAAAATTTCACGAAAGCGAAAGAGATAGCAAAAGAACGTATTTATTATGATCAGAATCAAAAATCACAAGGAACGATTTATTGTGGTTGTGATTGGGAATGGGTAGGGAAATCGGGAGGTCGTGTTGATTTAGCCAGTTGTGGTTATCAAGTGAGAACACAGCAAACAAGAGCGGCTCGTATTGAGTGGGAACATATTGTTCCAGCATGGGTTTTTGGGCATCAACGTCAATGTTGGCAAAATGGAGGTCGAACTAACTGTGTGAAAAACGATCCTGTTTTTGGCAAAATCGAAGCCGATTTACATAACTTAGCGCCATCTATTGGTGAAGTTAACGGTGATCGTAGCAATTTTAGTTTTGGACAATTACCCGCTCAAGCACCTTATCAATATGGGCAGTGTCGTAGTCGTGTTGACTTTGCTTCTCGCACTTTTGAACCTCGTAATGAAGTCAAAGGCCAAGTGGCAAGAGTTTATTTCTATTTACACGACCGTTATAACCTCTCAATGTCACGTCAGCAGCAACAGTTATTAATGGCTTGGGATAATGCGTATCCACCAACCGCATGGGAAAAAGAGCGTGATAGCCGTATTGCTCGTATTGTTGGATATCATAATCCTTTTGTAACGGGTGAAATGAAATGGCAATTAGGGCATAAAAATAGTGGTGCAGGATTATCTGCAACAAATAGTACGCCAGTGACTAGAGCCAAAGTGGAAACACCGAAACAAGCCAGTACACCACAATCGGGAGACATTAAGGGTAATGTAAATAGCAAGATCTACCATTTTGCACATTGCTCAGGTTATAAAACAATGTCAGATAAAAATGCGGTTTTATTTAAAACAGAGAGTGAGGCCATTAAGGCAGGTTACCGTTTAGCTAATAACTGTAAACAGCCTTAA
- a CDS encoding methyltransferase family protein gives MNFLRLPFVYWLLLNLIPFIGFELHSGSLKMGFFFYLGLLTITTSGIWLFYCLSFFIKQKTSPNPNHTPRQLVISGPYKISRNPMYLGFLDISIGLFFIFGNWGFLGAAIAFYFITDRYTIVREEKILSELFPQAWQQYCRHVRRWM, from the coding sequence ATGAATTTCTTGCGATTACCTTTTGTTTATTGGTTATTACTTAACCTAATTCCATTTATTGGTTTTGAACTTCACTCTGGCTCTCTCAAAATGGGCTTCTTTTTTTACCTCGGTTTGCTCACCATTACGACTTCAGGGATCTGGCTTTTTTATTGCCTCTCATTTTTTATTAAACAAAAAACCTCTCCTAACCCCAATCACACCCCTCGACAATTAGTAATAAGTGGCCCTTATAAAATAAGTCGCAATCCTATGTATCTCGGTTTCTTAGATATTAGTATTGGGTTATTTTTTATTTTTGGTAATTGGGGATTTTTGGGCGCGGCAATTGCGTTTTACTTTATTACTGATCGCTATACGATAGTGCGTGAAGAGAAAATCTTAAGTGAATTATTTCCACAAGCGTGGCAACAATATTGTCGCCACGTTCGTCGTTGGATGTAA
- the phoH gene encoding phosphate starvation-inducible protein PhoH produces MSRQKAATRLRRENKRTSRKEQRNGAHRDNVMVLPGFGDINTIGMAREKRDERVLSPRNEAQRQYINAIKHQNLIFATGEAGCGKTFLSAAMAADALINKEIERIIVTRPVLQADEDLGFLPGDIAEKFAPYFRPVYDVLVKRLGASFLQYCLRPEIGKVEIAPFAYMRGRTFENAFVILDEAQNVTVNQMKLFLTRMGENVTVVVNGDITQCDLPSNVNSGLADALIRFEANNRVGVIKFMQEDCVRSTLCQHVLAAYND; encoded by the coding sequence ATGAGTAGACAAAAAGCAGCAACACGTTTACGCCGAGAAAATAAACGTACCTCACGTAAAGAGCAACGTAATGGGGCACATCGAGATAATGTTATGGTCTTACCAGGATTTGGGGATATCAATACAATTGGTATGGCCAGAGAAAAGCGTGATGAGAGGGTGTTATCTCCTCGCAACGAAGCACAACGCCAATATATAAATGCAATTAAACACCAGAATCTTATTTTTGCCACAGGGGAAGCGGGCTGTGGTAAAACCTTTCTCAGCGCTGCAATGGCTGCCGATGCCTTAATTAATAAAGAAATAGAACGTATCATTGTTACTCGACCTGTGTTGCAAGCTGATGAGGATCTTGGTTTCTTACCCGGTGATATCGCTGAAAAGTTTGCACCCTATTTTCGTCCTGTCTATGACGTATTAGTCAAACGTTTAGGTGCTTCATTTTTACAATACTGTTTAAGACCTGAAATCGGTAAAGTCGAAATTGCGCCTTTTGCTTATATGCGAGGCCGTACTTTTGAAAATGCATTTGTTATTTTAGATGAAGCGCAAAATGTGACGGTAAATCAAATGAAGTTATTTCTAACTCGTATGGGTGAAAATGTTACAGTGGTTGTCAATGGAGATATTACCCAGTGTGATTTACCCTCAAATGTAAATTCAGGATTAGCAGATGCTCTTATTCGATTTGAAGCCAATAATCGTGTAGGCGTGATTAAATTTATGCAAGAAGATTGTGTACGCTCTACATTATGCCAACATGTATTAGCTGCTTATAATGATTAA